From Cucumis melo cultivar AY chromosome 1, USDA_Cmelo_AY_1.0, whole genome shotgun sequence, a single genomic window includes:
- the LOC103490176 gene encoding sufE-like protein 1, chloroplastic/mitochondrial, producing MSSRSFRLLTTESSIVSQSPRTLFKPFNSHNFPFLRSISFQRLPSKSPSSLSVSASAASSSSSKPLQPIEQLPPKLQDIVKLFQSVQDSRAKYEQLMFYGKNLKPLHPQFKNNSNKVEGCVSQVWVRAYLDSDKNVVYEADSDSVLTKGLAALLVQGLSNRPVDEILRVSPDFVVLLGLQQSLTPSRNNGFLNMLKLMQKKALALLVESEKGNGSAVSSSQTDYSVEKAEPESNTEKSVVDSKLGDKGNQSSDVLGSRGKRIKEILERELNPVELYVEDISYQHAGHAGVRGSDGETHFNLKVVSKEFEGKSLVKRHRLIYNLLQDELQSGLHALSISAKTPDEL from the coding sequence ATGTCATCTCGTAGCTTCCGATTACTCACTACAGAATCCTCAATCGTTTCTCAGTCTCCAAGAACCCTTTTTAAGCCCTTCAATTCTCACAATTTCCCTTTTCTTCGATCCATTTCTTTCCAAAGATTACCCTCCAAATCCCCGTCTTCACTCTCCGTATCTGCTTCCGCcgcctcctcctcctcctccaagCCTCTGCAACCCATTGAACAACTCCCTCCCAAGCTTCAAGATATCGTCAAGCTCTTTCAATCGGTTCAGGATTCCAGGGCCAAGTACGAGCAGCTCATGTTCTATGGCAAAAACCTCAAACCCCTTCACCCTCAATTCAAAAACAACTCCAACAAGGTCGAGGGTTGCGTTTCTCAGGTCTGGGTCAGAGCTTATTTGGATTCCGATAAGAACGTCGTTTACGAGGCCGATTCCGACTCTGTTCTAACCAAGGGTCTCGCCGCTCTGCTCGTTCAAGGCCTTTCCAATCGTCCTGTGGATGAGATTCTTAGGGTTTCTCCTGATTTTGTTGTTCTTCTTGGCCTTCAACAAAGCCTTACTCCTTCTAGGAATAATGGGTTTTTGAATATGTTGAAGTTGATGCAGAAGAAGGCGCTTGCGTTGCTTGTGGAATCTGAAAAAGGTAATGGCAGTGCGGTTTCATCGTCACAAACAGATTATTCTGTTGAGAAAGCAGAACCAGAATCTAATACTGAGAAATCCGTTGTGGATTCGAAGTTGGGGGACAAAGGAAATCAAAGTTCTGATGTATTAGGAAGTAGAGGGAAGAGAATAAAGGAGATATTGGAGAGAGAGCTAAATCCAGTGGAATTGTATGTTGAAGATATCTCTTATCAGCATGCAGGGCATGCTGGGGTAAGGGGTAGTGATGGAGAAACTCACTTTAATTTGAAGGTTGTGTCAAAGGAGTTTGAAGGGAAAAGTTTGGTGAAGAGGCACAGGCTCATTTATAATCTGTTGCAAGATGAGTTGCAGAGTGGACTCCACGCCTTATCCATCTCAGCAAAGACACCTGATGAACTCTGA